Within Desulfobacter sp., the genomic segment ACCTGCGGTTTGACGATTCAAACCCGGCCAAGGAAAAACAGATTTACATCGACTCCATCAAAAATACGGTAAGCTGGCTGGGATTTGACTACAACACCCCGTTTTTTGCATCGGACTATTTTGACCGCCTCTATGAATTCGCCCTGGAACTGATAAAGACAGGTAAAGCCTATGTCTGCAGCCTGGCCCCGGAAGAGATACGCGAATACCGGGGCACCCTGACAGAACCGGGCAAAGACTCCCCCTACCGGGACAGAAGCGTGGAAGAAAACCTGGACCTGTTTGAAAAAATGAAGAACGGAGAATTCGGCGAGGGTGAGCATACCGTGAGGGCTAAAATAGACATGGCCTCCCCCAATATCAACCTGAGGGACCCCATCATCTACCGGGTGAAAAATGCCACCCATCCCAGGACCGGAGACAAGTGGTGCATCTATCCCATGTACGACTTCACCCACTGCATTTCAGACGCCCTGGAAGGGATCACCCACTCCCTGTGCAGCCTGGAATTTGAAGACCACCGCCCCCTTTACGACTGGATCCTGGACAATCTTTCCGTGCCCTGCCATCCCCAGCAGATTGAATTCGCACGGATGAACATCAACTACACGGTCCTGAGCAAACGCAAACTCCAGCGCCTCATTGACGAAAAAAAGGTGTCCGGCTGGAACGACCCCCGGCTGCCCACCCTGGAAGGGATGCGCCGCAGGGGATACACCCCGGCCTCCATCCGGAATTTCTGCAATATCATCGGGGTTTCCAAAAAGGAGAGCCGCATCGACATGGGGTTGCTGGAATCCTGCCTCAGGGACGACCTCAATGAAAACGCCCCAAGGGTGATGGGCGTCATCCGCCCCTTGAAGGTGACCATTGAAAATTACCCCGAGGGCCAGACTGAAACCCTGGAAGCCATGAACCATCCCCAGAAACCGGAAATGGGCAAACGGAAGGTGACCTTTTCCCGGGAAATCTATGTGGAACAGGACGATTTCATGGAAGATCCCCCCAAAAAATTCTTCCGCCTGGGACCGGGACGAGAAGTGCGGCTGCGGGCCGCCTACCTGGTGACCTGCAAAGAAGTCATCAAAAACCAGGCCGGGGAGGTGGTGGAACTGGTCTGCACCTATGATCCGGAAACCCGCGGGGGTAACGCCCCGGACGGCCGCAAGGTCAAGGGCACCATTCACTGGGTCAATGCAAACGACTGCATTGATGCACAGGTCAGGCTCTACGACAGGCTATTCAAGGATGAAAACCCGGAACAGGACGGCCAGGATTTTGTGGAAAACCTCAACCCGGACTCCCTGGAAATCCTTGAGCATTCCAAGCTGGAAAAAAGCCTGGGTAAGGCCGAGCCCGAACAGGTCTTCCAGTTTGAACGTCTGGGTTATTTCTGCCTGGACGGACTGGACAGCACCGAAGACAAGCCGGTGTTCAACCGCACCGTAACCCTGAGGGATGCCTGGGCCAAGGTGGCCAAAAAGGCGGCCCCCCCAAGAAAGAAAAAATAGCAAGGCCAAAGGCGGGGGACATCCCGTTCCCCGCCTTTTTCACCCCAAAAGGGAACCCGGTTGGCGAGTGGCCTGAACTTCGACTGAATTTTCCCGTTATTCTATTTATTCAATGCCTCTATTGTGAAAGAATATGAAAAATCCCGTCCCCTGTGGGTTTTTGTGAATTCCTTAAAATTAATCGAATCCCAGTTTTCCGTTGATAGGAGTGATTCATATCTGACGACATTATCAGGCGTGATCACTGACAGCGGCTTTTGAATCGTCACCCCCATCTCATCCTTGAAGTCAATCCCATGATGATAGTCATATAAAAGTATCAGACTCCAACCGCCGTTTAAAAAATGGCCGCCCACAGAGGCATATATTTTACCCTCTTTGATGAGTTGAACAATATCACTTCCCCAGTCAAAGGTGCCGAACAGCAGTTTGCTTTTATATAAATCGGATTGTGCTTCGATGGCTTCAATGACGCCAAAGGTCATCGCCCCACCGGCACACCAGATAATGGAAATGTCGGGATAGCGCCGCAGTAATACGTTGGTAATCTCGTATGCTTTTTTCTTATTCCAATAGGCGAATACGACCTGTCTTTGGACGATGTCGGCATATCGATTGATCACGGTTTCCATCCCCTGATTTCTATAAAAGGCGGGGCTGGATTCATAGCTGCCGGATATTCCCAACATGGCAAAGGGGGGGCCGGGGTTTAAGTTTCGGGCGGATATTTTTTTATACAGTGTCTCACCAAGCAACGCCCCTCCTTTTTCATCATCCGGATGCATGTGTCCTATCCAGTTTGAATATTTATCGCGGGGCGTGCCGATCTTATTTTTAAAAAATTCAGGAATATCCGTGTTGATTACAAATATTTTAACGCCTGCTTTTTCTGCAGCTTCCAACATATATTCAGCTGTGCCGACCTGCAAAATAGTCATTATGTAGTCGGGTTTATCCGGCTGGGATATGGCTCTTTGAAAATTTGATTTATTCTCAAACCGAGTGCGGTCACCGTAAAAAACCTGCAACTCAATATTCAAATCATCGGAAATAGATTGCATAAATCGGGTCATATTTGTCCAGAACGGGCTGCCGGGTGGATCAGGATTTAAAAAAGTGACCTTCATCGCCCCGATTGCAGACGTACAACAGAATAGGCCTGCTGCTAAACCACAGAAAAACAGGATAAATAAAAATTGCCGTTTCATATATTTCCCTGCCGGGTCAATACCTGTCCCTGAACTTCGGGGCCCGCCTGGCCTTCAGGGCGTCAATCCCCTCTTTGAAATCTTCTGTCATATAATTGATGGCCTGGTAGGCGGCCTGGCGATGGAGGCACTCGTCCAGTGTGGCGGTGCGGGCAGCGGGGATGGTCTCTTTCATCATCTTCAGGGGCAGGTCGGGCATGGCAGCAATCCGCCGGGCCAGGTCCATGGTTTTATCCATGAGTTCTTCGTCGGCAACCACATGGTTGACCATGCCCATGTCCATGGCTTCCTGCGATTCCACCAGGGCGCCGGTCATGAGAAGCTCAAAGGTCTTTGCCTCCCCCACGATGCGATGGAGCAGATATTCCGCCCCCATCCCCGGATGGAGTCCCAGACGGGCGAAGGGGAAGCCGAATCTGGCGCTCTCCCCTGCCATGCGCATGTCGCAGGCCAGGGCGAGGCAGGCACCTGCCCCGACGGCATGGCCGTTGACGGCTGCAATGGTGGGCACCTTGAGGTTCCGGATGCAGAGAAACCGACTGTAAAATTCAACGGAGGCCTTTTTCAGGGCAGCCGGATCGCCCTTATAATTCCCGGCAATATCGTCCAGGTTGCCCCCGGCGCTGAAGGCCCGGCCGGCACCGGTAAGAATCAGCACCTTTACCGTACCGTCCTCCCCCAGGTCGGTGATGGTGTCCCTGAAAACCTGTGACATCTCTTCACTCATTGCGTTCAGATGCCCGGGATCATTGAGGGTTAATATGCAGATACGATCCTTTAACTCAATTTTAAGTCTGGTCTCTTCCACTGCGGCCTCCCTAAAAAAAGCAAGGGCCGCCCCATATAGGGAGCGGCCCTGAATTAATTTTTATGGAATCTTAGCGGCGCCATTATTGTTCAAACCGCCAGACCGTCCCTTCCGGCCCGTCTTCCAGGACAATGTTCATGGCCTGGAGCTGGTCCCGGATCTCGTCGGCACGGGCAAAGTTTTTTTCCTTTCTGGCGGCGGCCCGCTGGGCAATGAGGTCATCCACCACGGCCGGGTCGATATCCTTGTCCGCCATGCCCTTCTGCTTTTTGGCAGAAAAATACGCTTTGGGCGAAAGCATAAAAATCCCCAGAATGCCTGAAATGGATTTTATATCGGCATAAATACCCGCCAGCAGGGCTTTGTCTTCTTCACCCGGGGCATCCTTGGTGTCATCCAGGAGCTTGTTCCCCTTTTTAACGGCTTCAAATACCCCAGCCAGGGCCCGGGCTGAATTAAAGTCGTCGTTCATGGCCCGGGCGAACTCTTCCCAGAGCGCCCCCCTGGCGTCGCTGCCCGATGCCAGGCCCGCATTTTCCAGCCGATCCATAAATCCATAGATCCGGTCCAGCCCCACGGATACCTCACGCATGCTGTCCTCGCTGTAGTCAATGGGGGAACGGTATTGTTTTGAAAGAAGGAAAAGCCGGATCACTTCCGGGGAATAATCGGCCAGCACCTCTTTGATCATGGTGAAATTGCCCAGGGACTTGGACATTTTTTCATTGTTGATATCCACGAACCCGTTATGGATCCAGTATTTGACGAACTGCCCGCCGAATACGGCCTCGCTCTGGGCGATCTCATTTTCATGGTGGGGGAAAATCAGGTCCTTGCCCCCGCCGTGGATGTCAAATCCCTCTCCCAGGTATTCATAGCTCATGGCCGAACATTCAATGTGCCAGCCGGGCCGTCCCTTGCCCCAGGGGCTGTCCCAGGCGGGTTCGCCGGGCTTGGCCGGTTTCCACAGGGTAAAATCCAGGGGGCTGTGCTTTTTCTCGTCCACGGCGATCCTGGCACCGGCCTGCATGTCATCGGGATTCCGGCCGGAAAGCTTGCCGTAGTCTTTAAAAGACTTGATGGAGAAATAAACATCCCCCCCTTCCACATGGTAGGCCTTGCCCTTTTCAATGAGCATCTCAATGAACCGGATGATATGGTCGATATGCTCGGTGGCCTTGGGGGCCATGGTGGGCCGGAGCACATTGAGGGCATCCATCTCATTGTGGAACTCGTCAATGTATTTTTCCGTGATGGCCGTGCAGGAATCTCCGGTTTCATTGGATTTTCTGATGATCTTGTCGTCCACGTCGGTGAAATTCCGGACATAGGTGACCTCGTAGTCCAGCTGCTTGAGCCACCTAAAAATCATATCAAAGACCACCACGGACCTTGCATGGCCGATGTGGCTGGTGTCGTAGACAGTGGGGCCGCAGACATACATGCCCACCTTGCCCGGATGGACCGGGACGAATTCTTCCTTTTTGCCGTTCAGGGTATTATAAATTTTCAGACTCATTATTAGTATTCCGTATTCTTAAATTATTCTTCGTACAACAGCACCGCAGCCTGGGCGGCAATGCCCTCTTTGCGCCCCACAAATCCCAGATGTTCGGTGGTGGTGGCCTTGATATTCACCCGTTCAGTTCCGACCCCCAGGTATCCGGCAATATTGGCGGCAATGGCCTCTTTATGGGGAGCCATCTTGGGGGCCTGGGCAAAAATCGTGGCATCCAGGTTGGCAATGCTCCATCCCCTGTCCCGGATTTTTTGGACACATTCATCCAGAAGCAGGCCGCTTGCGATTCCCTTATAAGCCGGATCGGTATCGGAAAAATGCTCACCGATATCCCCCAGTCCGGCCGCACCCAACAGTGCATCGCATACGGCGTGGAGCAGCACATCCGCATCGGAATGCCCCTTGAGCCCCAGGGGGTGGTCGATCTTTACCCCGCCAATGACCAGGTCACGGCCCGCCACCAGTTCATGTACATCGGTGCCGGTGCCGATTCTAAACCCTGCCGCCATATTTTTTTAACTCCTTGCTGCTGTTGTCAATCGCTGTCAATGGCCGTTACTATATGCATCTTTCCGCTAAAAGTCAAAACCATGCCCCCGCATTTTTAACGGCATATTCGATTTTTTCTTACCCGGTGAAACGTTGAGGAAATTAAGGGGGGATTCTCCGGGCCATATGGCGGATTCCGGATACGGACAAGGGGGCTGAAGGCGGATTAACGGTTCCCTGCGCCGCCGGCCAGTCGGTCCATGGTGCCGTCGGATTTCATCTGTGCTATGGCGCTGTTTAAATCTTTAATCCGGGAGGCATATTTTGATTTTCTGGAAATCCCCATGTAGTAGTCATAGGTCTCCATTTCAATATCCATTTCGTGGATCCTGCCTGCCCACTCAGGATGAAGCGACAGGATGCCCTGGACCACATTCCGGGATTCGATGATAAAATCCACCCGCCCGTCCACCAGATATCTTAAGTTTTCTTCAGAGGTATAAGCCGCAAATGCCTTTTCCGCCAGTTTGGCTAAAAGATTGTCTACCTTGTCGCCGTAAACATAGCCTAAAACATAGCCGAGCCGGAAATCTGAAAGATCCTCTAGGGTACGGACAGGGGTGCTGTGGGATTTCCTATTGGAAAAGACCCGGTCCATATTGGTGAACAATTTATCCGTGTACACCAAAAAAGCCTCCCGTTCCTTTGTCCTCATCAGCAGCATGATTCCGTCCACCTTGCCGGTTTCGGCCATTTTCAGCACCCGCTGCCAGGGGTAGAGTTCAAGCCGGGGCACAAGGCCGATGCGCCTGAAAATTTCCCGGGTCAAGTCGACGGCAATCCCCCCTGACGGCTCCCCGTACTCGCCAATGGTATAAGGCGGCCATGGGTCTTCAACCATCAGCGGGCCGTCGCCGGCTGCGCATTGGAAATATGGAAAAAGGCATATACCCAATACGAAATAAAAAATTATGGTTCTGGCAAGTTTCCTCACACGGTTTCCAAATTTCTTTATTCGTTATAAAAATCACAGTCTTGAGACATAAGTATACTAACTTTACCCCCTATAATAACAAAATTGCAACCGTAAAAATAAGCCCCTGCCAGTCCCCTTCCTTTTTTATAGAATATGCCGATGGATTAATGTATAAATCACGGATATACATATCCACGCCTGAACCGGCGTAAACGGCAATTAAAAACGGCAGCAGAAAACGGCCCGCTGTTTTGAAAGGACGGTCACATCCATGGAACGCTGCGGCTGGTGCACATCGGATCCGGATTATATCCATTACCACGACAGGGAGTGGGGGGTGCCGGTACACGACGATTCCACCCTGTTTGAATTTCTCATCCTGGAGGGGGCCCAGGCCGGGCTTTCCTGGCTGACCATTCTCAAACGGCGGGAAGGATACCGCAAGGCCTTTGCCGGGTTCGACCCGGAAAAGGTGGCCCGGTTTTCCGAAAAAAAAATCAATGAGCTGCTCCTGGACACAGGTATCATCAGGAACAAACTCAAGGTGAATGCCGCAGTAACCAATGCCCGGGCGTTCCTCAGGGTCCAGGAAGAATTCGGCTCCTTTGACGCCTATGCCTGGCGGTTCGTGGACGGCCGGCCCCTCATCAACGCCTTTGCCTCCCCGGACCAGGTGCCGGCCACCTCAAAGATTTCCGATGCCTTTTCAAAGGATTTAAAACAGCGGGGGTTTAAGTTCACCGGTTCCACCATCATTTACGCCCACATGCAGGCCACGGGAATGGTCAATGACCACCTGGTCTCCTGTTTCAGATACCGGGAAGTTATGGAGGAAAACAGATGATGAAACTCGATTCGCCCTGGTCCGGCCCCTTTAACCTGGAAAATACCAGCATCATCACAGGCCTTCCCCTGGCCGGCCGGTTCCGCAACCTGTTCAGGGAAAAACGCTGGTGCTATGCCGGAATTGTTTCGCCCGATATCTTTTTCGGGGCGGCCGTGGTTCACCTGGGATACGCGGCTTCCGGCTTCTGCTTTGCCTTTGACCGGGAAACCGGAAAAATGGAGGAATTCACAAAGGTCTGTCTGCCAACGGGCCGGATACGGTATGACCGGCACCCTGAAACCGGCATCTGCCGGTATACCGGCAGGAACGCGCGAATAGAGTTCTCCGGGAATTTAACCGCATACAAACAGATCAGAGCTGACCTGCCCGGCCTGGGCGCGGATATTGAATTTTCAGGGTCGGGTTTCGCCCCCATGCATTTTCCCATGGATATGGGCGGCGGAAAAACCGCTTTTACCACCAAGGCCGCAGGACCGGCCGCCAGCGGGAGTATCCGCCTGGGTTCAAAAACGATCCATCTCGATCCGGAGACAAGTTTCACTCTCTACGACTGGACCCACGGGGCCTACCACCGGCAGACCTTCTGGAACTGGGCCTGCGGCGCAGGCCGGGCAAAGGATAACACAGATCCGTCGGCCGCCCCCATGGTGGGATTTAATTTTTCCAGGGGGGTGTATGAAGGGGACCGGCTGGAAAACACCCTGTGGATAGACGGGATACCGGAGCCGGTGGGCAGGATGGATTATGCCTATGATGCCGCCAACCCCATGGCCCCCTGGCAGGTCTCATCAGAGGACGGCCGGATCGACCTGAAATTTCATCCCGAAGGCATCCGCCGGGCAGACGATAATTTTTTCCTTCTGGCCAGCCGGTTTATCCAGCCCTGCGGACGGTTTGACGGGGATATCCGCACCCTTTCCGGCCGGCACCTTACCCTTGAAAACGCCGGGGGAGTGGTGGAAGAACATTACGCAAAATGGTAATCACAACACAATTATTAAGGAAGTAAAAATATGATTCTTGTCACGGCAAAACAGATGCAGGAAATGGACAGGAAAACCATAAACCAGTTCGGTATACCCGGCCTGGTGCTCATGGAAAATGCCGGCCGGGGGGCATTGGAAACCCTGGTGGACGCCTTTGCACCGATTGAAAACCGGCGGGTGGCTGTTGTGGCAGGCCGGGGCAACAACGGGGGAGACGGCTTTGTCATGGGCCGTTACCTCATGGAAATGGGGGTGCGGGTCAGCTTTATCCTCCTGGCCGGCAGGGAGAGGGTGGCCGGAGACGCCCGGGTGAACATGGAACTGGCCGAGGCCCTGCTGCCTGAGCATCCCGACTCCCAGTTCATGGAAGTACCCGACAAAGCATCCTTTGAACGGCTCCGCGACACCATCCTGGACCACGATCTATTTGTGGATGCCATTTTCGGCACCGGCCTGAACTCGGATGTACGTGGTTTTTTCAGGGATGTTATCCTGAGCCTGAACGGATCGGGTCAACCGATTTTCAGTGTGGACATCCCCTCGGGCATCAATTCCGATACCGGAGCGGTCTGCGGGACGGCCATCGCAGCCATGGCAACCGCCACCTTTGCCTTTGCCAAGGCCGGACACGTCCTTTACCCCGGGAATCTGCACACCGGCGACCTTGAAATCATTGATATCGGGATTCCCGGACACATTGCCCGGGCCGGGCAGCCAGACCTTTTCCTGCCTGAAAAAGAAGATATTGCCGAACTCCTCCCAAATCGCTCCTTCAACAGCCACAAGGGCAGTGCCGGCCATCTCCTGGCCCTGGCAGGCGCCCCCGGCAAAACCGGGGCGGCAGCCCTTTGTGCCAATGCCGCCGTACGCTCAGGGGCCGGCCTGGTAACCCTGGGGCTTCCAGAAGGACTGGTTCCGACAATGGAACCCATGGTCATCGAACCCATGGCCCTGGGCCTGGCCCAGACTGCCTCCGGCACCCTTTCCGCAAGCAGCCTTAACACCGTCACCGGATTTCTGGCCGGCAAACAGGCCCTGGCCCTGGGGCCGGGCATTGGAAGGGATCCGGATACCCGGGAACTGGTCAGGGCACTGGTGACAGAATCAACGGTGCCCATGGTCATCGACGCCGACGGCCTCAACTGCCTGGCCGATGATCCGGGATGCCTGAAGGTGGCAAAAGTTCCGGTGATTCTCACACCCCATCCCGGAGAAATGGCCCGGCTCATCAATAAAACAAGCCGGGATGTGCAGGCGGACCGCCTTGGCATTGCCCGGGATTTTGCCGCCCGGTTCAAGGTCATTCTGGTGCTCAAGGGCGCCCAGACCCTCACGGCCTGCCCCGACGGCACCTGCTATATCTGCCCCACGGGGAACCCGGGCATGGCATCGGGGGGCATGGGGGACGTGCTCACAGGGATGATCGCCGGATTCCTTGCCCAGGGCATGGCCCCGGAAGCCGCCGCTGTATCCGGCACATTTATCCACGGTCTCTGCGGTGACCTCCTGGCCGGCGACTTCCCCCTGGGATTCACGGCTTCGGATATGGTGGAAACCATCCCGGCAGCGCTGGCGGAGCTCACCGCATGAAACAGGAAATCATCACCCATGATGCCCAGGACACCATGGACCTGGGGCAGAAAATCGGTGCTGAACTGGCCCGGCACACCTCTTTTTTCGCCATGGCGCTTACCGGGGATCTGGGTGCAGGAAAGACCTGTTTTGTCCAGGGCCTTGCCCGGGGCCTGGGGGTGGACGAGGGGTACTATATCACCAGCCCGACCTTTAATATCATTAATGAATACCCGGCCGGCAGCCGGCGGCTCCTCCACCTGGACCTCTACCGGCTGGGCGAGGCCGATGAACTTGAATTTTTAGGGCTTGAAGAACTGCTTGGAGAAGATGCCGTGGCCGCCGTGGAATGGCCCGGCCTGATGGAGGAAACCGGATTTGAATTCCACCTGCGGCTGGACTTCCAGTTCGATGCTGATTTTAACCGGATCATTTCTCTTTTTCCTTCTGGACAACAGGGAACAAATTTGCTAAGCAACGTATTTTCGCAATAGACTAATAAGAGCTAAGATTTGATAGCTAAGAAATAAGACTCAGGAGAAATTATGTCCTTAAGGGTACAAAAATACGGCGGCACATCGGTGGCAGATCTGGAACGGATCGCCAATGTGGCGGACCGGGTACAAAAGGCCCATGACGACGGTGACCAGGTGGTGGTGGTCCTCTCCGCCATGGCCGGAGTGACGGACAAGCTCATCGGCATGGCAAA encodes:
- a CDS encoding glutamine--tRNA ligase/YqeY domain fusion protein; amino-acid sequence: MEDENKKSHFIESIIREDVSNNKNDGAVATRFPPEPNGFLHIGHAKSICLNFNMARTFKGTCNLRFDDSNPAKEKQIYIDSIKNTVSWLGFDYNTPFFASDYFDRLYEFALELIKTGKAYVCSLAPEEIREYRGTLTEPGKDSPYRDRSVEENLDLFEKMKNGEFGEGEHTVRAKIDMASPNINLRDPIIYRVKNATHPRTGDKWCIYPMYDFTHCISDALEGITHSLCSLEFEDHRPLYDWILDNLSVPCHPQQIEFARMNINYTVLSKRKLQRLIDEKKVSGWNDPRLPTLEGMRRRGYTPASIRNFCNIIGVSKKESRIDMGLLESCLRDDLNENAPRVMGVIRPLKVTIENYPEGQTETLEAMNHPQKPEMGKRKVTFSREIYVEQDDFMEDPPKKFFRLGPGREVRLRAAYLVTCKEVIKNQAGEVVELVCTYDPETRGGNAPDGRKVKGTIHWVNANDCIDAQVRLYDRLFKDENPEQDGQDFVENLNPDSLEILEHSKLEKSLGKAEPEQVFQFERLGYFCLDGLDSTEDKPVFNRTVTLRDAWAKVAKKAAPPRKKK
- a CDS encoding ABC transporter substrate-binding protein, with amino-acid sequence MKRQFLFILFFCGLAAGLFCCTSAIGAMKVTFLNPDPPGSPFWTNMTRFMQSISDDLNIELQVFYGDRTRFENKSNFQRAISQPDKPDYIMTILQVGTAEYMLEAAEKAGVKIFVINTDIPEFFKNKIGTPRDKYSNWIGHMHPDDEKGGALLGETLYKKISARNLNPGPPFAMLGISGSYESSPAFYRNQGMETVINRYADIVQRQVVFAYWNKKKAYEITNVLLRRYPDISIIWCAGGAMTFGVIEAIEAQSDLYKSKLLFGTFDWGSDIVQLIKEGKIYASVGGHFLNGGWSLILLYDYHHGIDFKDEMGVTIQKPLSVITPDNVVRYESLLSTENWDSINFKEFTKTHRGRDFSYSFTIEALNK
- a CDS encoding enoyl-CoA hydratase/isomerase family protein, producing MEETRLKIELKDRICILTLNDPGHLNAMSEEMSQVFRDTITDLGEDGTVKVLILTGAGRAFSAGGNLDDIAGNYKGDPAALKKASVEFYSRFLCIRNLKVPTIAAVNGHAVGAGACLALACDMRMAGESARFGFPFARLGLHPGMGAEYLLHRIVGEAKTFELLMTGALVESQEAMDMGMVNHVVADEELMDKTMDLARRIAAMPDLPLKMMKETIPAARTATLDECLHRQAAYQAINYMTEDFKEGIDALKARRAPKFRDRY
- a CDS encoding cysteine--tRNA ligase; protein product: MSLKIYNTLNGKKEEFVPVHPGKVGMYVCGPTVYDTSHIGHARSVVVFDMIFRWLKQLDYEVTYVRNFTDVDDKIIRKSNETGDSCTAITEKYIDEFHNEMDALNVLRPTMAPKATEHIDHIIRFIEMLIEKGKAYHVEGGDVYFSIKSFKDYGKLSGRNPDDMQAGARIAVDEKKHSPLDFTLWKPAKPGEPAWDSPWGKGRPGWHIECSAMSYEYLGEGFDIHGGGKDLIFPHHENEIAQSEAVFGGQFVKYWIHNGFVDINNEKMSKSLGNFTMIKEVLADYSPEVIRLFLLSKQYRSPIDYSEDSMREVSVGLDRIYGFMDRLENAGLASGSDARGALWEEFARAMNDDFNSARALAGVFEAVKKGNKLLDDTKDAPGEEDKALLAGIYADIKSISGILGIFMLSPKAYFSAKKQKGMADKDIDPAVVDDLIAQRAAARKEKNFARADEIRDQLQAMNIVLEDGPEGTVWRFEQ
- a CDS encoding 2-C-methyl-D-erythritol 2,4-cyclodiphosphate synthase; amino-acid sequence: MAAGFRIGTGTDVHELVAGRDLVIGGVKIDHPLGLKGHSDADVLLHAVCDALLGAAGLGDIGEHFSDTDPAYKGIASGLLLDECVQKIRDRGWSIANLDATIFAQAPKMAPHKEAIAANIAGYLGVGTERVNIKATTTEHLGFVGRKEGIAAQAAVLLYEE
- a CDS encoding amino acid ABC transporter substrate-binding protein translates to MVEDPWPPYTIGEYGEPSGGIAVDLTREIFRRIGLVPRLELYPWQRVLKMAETGKVDGIMLLMRTKEREAFLVYTDKLFTNMDRVFSNRKSHSTPVRTLEDLSDFRLGYVLGYVYGDKVDNLLAKLAEKAFAAYTSEENLRYLVDGRVDFIIESRNVVQGILSLHPEWAGRIHEMDIEMETYDYYMGISRKSKYASRIKDLNSAIAQMKSDGTMDRLAGGAGNR
- a CDS encoding DNA-3-methyladenine glycosylase I; translated protein: MERCGWCTSDPDYIHYHDREWGVPVHDDSTLFEFLILEGAQAGLSWLTILKRREGYRKAFAGFDPEKVARFSEKKINELLLDTGIIRNKLKVNAAVTNARAFLRVQEEFGSFDAYAWRFVDGRPLINAFASPDQVPATSKISDAFSKDLKQRGFKFTGSTIIYAHMQATGMVNDHLVSCFRYREVMEENR
- a CDS encoding DUF2804 domain-containing protein, whose amino-acid sequence is MMKLDSPWSGPFNLENTSIITGLPLAGRFRNLFREKRWCYAGIVSPDIFFGAAVVHLGYAASGFCFAFDRETGKMEEFTKVCLPTGRIRYDRHPETGICRYTGRNARIEFSGNLTAYKQIRADLPGLGADIEFSGSGFAPMHFPMDMGGGKTAFTTKAAGPAASGSIRLGSKTIHLDPETSFTLYDWTHGAYHRQTFWNWACGAGRAKDNTDPSAAPMVGFNFSRGVYEGDRLENTLWIDGIPEPVGRMDYAYDAANPMAPWQVSSEDGRIDLKFHPEGIRRADDNFFLLASRFIQPCGRFDGDIRTLSGRHLTLENAGGVVEEHYAKW
- a CDS encoding NAD(P)H-hydrate dehydratase, with product MILVTAKQMQEMDRKTINQFGIPGLVLMENAGRGALETLVDAFAPIENRRVAVVAGRGNNGGDGFVMGRYLMEMGVRVSFILLAGRERVAGDARVNMELAEALLPEHPDSQFMEVPDKASFERLRDTILDHDLFVDAIFGTGLNSDVRGFFRDVILSLNGSGQPIFSVDIPSGINSDTGAVCGTAIAAMATATFAFAKAGHVLYPGNLHTGDLEIIDIGIPGHIARAGQPDLFLPEKEDIAELLPNRSFNSHKGSAGHLLALAGAPGKTGAAALCANAAVRSGAGLVTLGLPEGLVPTMEPMVIEPMALGLAQTASGTLSASSLNTVTGFLAGKQALALGPGIGRDPDTRELVRALVTESTVPMVIDADGLNCLADDPGCLKVAKVPVILTPHPGEMARLINKTSRDVQADRLGIARDFAARFKVILVLKGAQTLTACPDGTCYICPTGNPGMASGGMGDVLTGMIAGFLAQGMAPEAAAVSGTFIHGLCGDLLAGDFPLGFTASDMVETIPAALAELTA
- the tsaE gene encoding tRNA (adenosine(37)-N6)-threonylcarbamoyltransferase complex ATPase subunit type 1 TsaE, which codes for MKQEIITHDAQDTMDLGQKIGAELARHTSFFAMALTGDLGAGKTCFVQGLARGLGVDEGYYITSPTFNIINEYPAGSRRLLHLDLYRLGEADELEFLGLEELLGEDAVAAVEWPGLMEETGFEFHLRLDFQFDADFNRIISLFPSGQQGTNLLSNVFSQ